TCCAAAAAATTTAGCTGTGGCGAGGTTATCAGTAATATGCAAAATGTCATTATCGACTAGTTCCACGATTCCCATCATCATCGGCGCACTGTTGAAGAAACTGTGGAGGATAGACTCACTTTGGTGTAGTGCTTTTTGTGTATGTTGATACTCAGTTTTTATGCTTGCTAGTTCCCCTAAATTCCTGCGGATTTCTAGTTGTTTGAGTACCAATCGGCAAAGCGATCGCAGTGCTTCCACTTGTTTTTCACTAATTTGGCGTGGTACGGTGTCTATGACACACAAAGTCCCGATGACCTCCCCTCCTGGTACGATCAAAGGTACACCAGCATAAAATCTCACATATGGACTTGAGGTTACTACTACTTCTGTGGCAAACTGCTCATCAGCCAAGGTATTGGGAATAATCAAAGTATCTGTTTGCTGGATGCAAAATCGACACAAACTGATGTTTATGGGCATTTCCTGCATATCTAACCCCACTTTGGCTTTAAACCATTGACGGTTAGCATCAATTAAATTAATTAAAGCTATTGGTGTATCACATATCTGCGCGGCTAAGGACACCAGATCGTCAAATGCTTGTTCTGGCGGAGTGTCAAGAATATTATATCGGTGGAGAGCCTCAAGCCTTGCTGCTTCATGGTTACACACTGAAGATTGCATTAACTTTTTCCTACTGTTACTGAATTACAACTTGCCTAAAATTGAGTAGCAATGGGTAGAAATGGGTAGAAACGGGCAGCAATTATATCAAGTTCGGCTAATTACTTACGATCTAGTCGGTTTGCTTGGTAATAGGTAATAGGTAATGGGTAATAGGTAATACTCAAAACCAATTACCAATTACCAATTCCCAATTACCGACCTCCACAGATATCATAAGTGTTTAAACGGACATGATATTAAGTTACACTTTCTTGCTCTTTTGTCGCTTACAGTTTTTTCAATCCATCAAGCAGGGTAGGTGTAACAGACGTAGCACAGAACTACTGCCTGTTATGAGTTTGGTTTCAAGTGCCATACACATTTACTAATTGGTAGTCCAAATGGTAAATGCTTCCTGATTAACTAAGCCTTCTCTGCACTTGTTGTTAAGCAAGTTATGCTCGAAATTATCTAAACTATTAGCAGCTAAGCTTGAATATTCTCATTATAGTAATATGTCTAAGGGAGGATGACAGGAAAATTAGCTTTTTCAATAAATATACTACGAATATACCTAATTTAGGCCATTATTAATACTCTCATAACAGGGAATAAATTGCTTTTACTAGATGAATAGCTGATCAGAGTTAGATGATCAATTTTAACAGGTTTGTATAAAATTAACAGGAATGCTCACTGGCTCCTGCTCACTGAGACTTTGATTTCCTCACGAATTAGGAATTACAATGACAACTACACTTACCTCTGCGATTAAACCAAAAGCTGAAGATAGCTTTGCCATTACCTTTGCGCCGTTATTGATTGAAGAAATTTATGCTCAAGCAGACGATCCAGCCAATGGGGCTGTGGTGGTGATGAGTGGTATGGTTCGCAATAATACTGATGGGCAACCTGTGGTTTCCTTAGAATATCAAGCCTATGAACCGATGGCATTGCGAGTGTTTTATCAAATTGCCGCTGATATTCGCTCCTTTTGGCCTGATGTGAAACGGGTAGTGATTCATCACCGTATTGGGCATTTACAGGTTGGAGAAATCAGCGTTTTAGTGGCTATTGGTTGTCCGCATCGGCGCGAGGCGTTTGAAGCTTGTCAGTATGCTATTGACACGCTCAAACATAATGCTCCTATTTGGAAAAAAGAACATTGGACCAATGGTTCTAGCAGTTGGGTGAGTATTGGTGCTTGTGAACAATCAACAGAAAGTTGTTAAACCGCTAAGCTAAAACACATTAAATTTGCACAATTACTTTATATGGACGTTCTTTGTCATTTGTCATTGGTCAAAAGTATTTACAATGGACTAATGACTAATGACGGTCTTTACGAGTGATGATGCAACTTGGATGCACATTAGCTTAGCTCGACTTTATCCAAAATTAAGAACTCGGTTTTCTTTATCCGGCAAAAACTCTGGCTTTTTGGCAAATACTTTTTCCACGTCACAGATTATCGATGAAGTTAAAAAAGTAAAACTACCGTCCCACAGAGGTTTTAGCGATAGCGATCGCATTGCCAAAAAAATGGATAAAGTCGAGCTAAGAGGATGTTTTAAAAGTTTTGGGCGAATATAATTCGCTACTACACAGGCAAAGTCCACCTTCGTGGACTAATGAAAAAATAAGCATCTCAACCCGCGCAGGCGGGTTTTGTCTGTATAGCCAAGCCACTGCGCTATCGCGGTTCCCCGACAGCCGCGCATGTGGCGCGTGACTTCTAGTCGCCAGGGCTAGTCTGCCGACGCTCCTACGTCGCTACCGCTTCACTAATAACCCAGTACAACCCACAAGAAAAAAAACTCATACTTGCATGAATCCTAGCAAAAATTGAGATGCTCTCTGGGAATACTAGCTTCATGAGGCAAAAATGTAATTTTACTATCAGGTAGGTATAAATGAGTACTGTGAGCCAAATCCCCATTATTGCCGGATATCAAATTAGCTCTCAACTGTATGCAGGCTCCAGAACCAAAGTATATCGAGCTATTAGAGAGCAAGAAACACTCGCAGTAGTCATTAAACTTCTGACATCTAAATATCCCAGTTTCAACGAATTATTGCAATTTCGCAATCAATATACCATTAGCAAAAATCTCAACATTCCCGGTATCATTCATCCCTTATCGTTAGAAACCTATGGAAATGGTTATATTTTGGTGATGGAAGATCGGGGGGAAATTTCTTTA
Above is a window of Nostoc sp. UHCC 0702 DNA encoding:
- a CDS encoding molybdenum cofactor biosynthesis protein MoaE, whose protein sequence is MTTTLTSAIKPKAEDSFAITFAPLLIEEIYAQADDPANGAVVVMSGMVRNNTDGQPVVSLEYQAYEPMALRVFYQIAADIRSFWPDVKRVVIHHRIGHLQVGEISVLVAIGCPHRREAFEACQYAIDTLKHNAPIWKKEHWTNGSSSWVSIGACEQSTESC